The Xiphias gladius isolate SHS-SW01 ecotype Sanya breed wild chromosome 7, ASM1685928v1, whole genome shotgun sequence genome window below encodes:
- the sst1.1 gene encoding somatostatin 1, tandem duplicate 1 — protein sequence MKMVSSSRLRCLLLLLLSLTASIRCSSAAQRDAKLRLLGSKQDLSRSALAELLLSDLLQVENKVLEEEDFPLTEGEPEDVRVDLERAAGAGPLLAPRERKAGCKNFFWKTFTSC from the exons ATGAAGATGGTCTCCTCCTCGCGCCTCCgctgcctcctcctgctcctcctctctctcaccgCCTCCATCCGCTGCTCCTCCGCCGCCCAGAGAGACGCCAAACTCCGCCTGCTGGGCTCCAAACAG GACTTGTCTCGCTCCGCCCTGGCGGAGCTGCTCCTGTCGGACCTCCTGCAGGTGGAGAACAAGgttctggaggaggaggacttcCCTCTGACCGAAGGAGAACCCGAAGATGTCCGTGTGGATCTGGAACGAGCCGCCGGCGCCGGGCCGCTGCTCGCCCCCCGCGAGAGGAAAGCCGGCTGCAAGAACTTCTTCTGGAAGACCTTCACTTCCTGCTGA
- the sst1.2 gene encoding somatostatin 1.2 gives MQCVGYPAIFVLVVLVLCGPGVSSQPDRDQDQYQNQDLDLELRHHRLLQRARSTGLLSQEWSKRAVEDLLAQMSLPEADAQREAEVVSMATGGRMNLERSVDPPNNLPPRERKAGCKNFYWKGFTSC, from the exons ATGCAGTGTGTAGGTTATCCCGCCATCTTTGTTCTCGTGGTGTTGGTTCTGTGCGGTCCGGGTGTTTCCTCACAGCCTGACAGAGACCAGGACCAGTACCAGAACCAAGACCTGGACCTGGAGCTGCGTCATCACCGGCTGCTGCAAAGAGCTCGGAGCACAGGTCTCCTGTCACAG GAGTGGAGTAAACGTGCAGTGGAGGACCTGCTGGCTCAGATGTCTCTGCCCGAGGCCGACGCCCAGAGAGAAGCTGAAgtggtttccatggcaacaggaGGAAGGATGAACCTGGAGCGCTCCGTTGACCCACCCAACAACCTGCCCCCCCGCGAACGCAAAGCCGGGTGCAAGAACTTCTACTGGAAAGGCTTCACTTCCTGTTAA